The Amycolatopsis mongoliensis genome includes a window with the following:
- a CDS encoding glycoside hydrolase family 3 protein has product MRPDPRVSTVDGVRFRDLTGTGRMVPYTDPRRPAEERTEDLLARMTLAEKAGLMFHTMMRAEPEGLYEPGPDCDDVPHDVLSTGRLVTEAHIRHFNAAPRIAPADYARWHNRLQDLAAESRLGIPVTLSSDPVHGFVDNPATSLATTTFSRWPEPLGLAAAGDPELVAEFADVVRREYLAVGIRMALGPQADLATEPRWSRGVGTFGADADLAATFVARYVRAMQGERLGPHSVACMTKHYPGAGPQLRGEDAHFPYGREQVYPGGNAEYHLRPFRAAFEAGTAAVMPYYAIPVGLGVPEVGFGFNREVITGRLRERDGFDGVVCSDWGLVTDVRVGGTRWPARCWGAEDLSRIERVHRIIDAGVDQLGGEFCPELVVELVEAGRLPEARIDDSVRRVLRQKFRLGLFDDPYVDPDEAERIVGNPAFSAAGAAAQRRAITVLDNGSTPVLPLREGCRLHVDGVDPAVAAEYATVVPGPEGAEVAVVRIAAPYERRDSGIDYESAFHQGRLDFPPDEVARLVARLRAVPTVLVVHLDRPAVLPELVAAAAATVGEFGATDAAVLDVLFGRSTPDGRLPAELPSSTAAVEASREDVPNDSADPLFPAGHGLRLPVHR; this is encoded by the coding sequence GTGAGGCCCGACCCCCGTGTCTCCACTGTGGACGGTGTGCGCTTCCGGGACCTGACCGGCACCGGCCGGATGGTGCCCTACACCGATCCCCGCCGGCCGGCCGAAGAGCGAACGGAAGACCTGCTCGCCCGGATGACCCTGGCCGAGAAGGCCGGGCTGATGTTCCACACCATGATGCGCGCCGAGCCGGAGGGGCTGTACGAGCCGGGTCCGGACTGCGACGACGTTCCCCACGACGTGCTGTCGACCGGCCGGCTGGTGACCGAAGCGCACATCCGCCACTTCAACGCCGCGCCGCGGATCGCGCCCGCGGACTACGCGCGGTGGCACAACCGGCTGCAGGACCTGGCCGCCGAGTCCCGGCTCGGCATCCCGGTGACGCTCTCCAGCGACCCCGTGCACGGGTTCGTGGACAACCCGGCCACGAGCCTCGCCACCACCACGTTCTCCCGGTGGCCGGAACCGCTCGGGCTGGCCGCGGCCGGCGATCCCGAGCTCGTCGCCGAGTTCGCCGACGTCGTGCGCCGGGAGTACCTGGCGGTCGGCATCCGGATGGCGCTGGGCCCGCAGGCCGACCTGGCGACCGAGCCGCGCTGGTCGCGCGGGGTGGGCACGTTCGGTGCGGACGCGGACCTCGCGGCCACCTTCGTCGCCCGGTACGTCCGCGCCATGCAGGGTGAGCGGCTCGGCCCGCACAGCGTGGCCTGCATGACCAAGCACTACCCGGGTGCGGGCCCGCAGCTGCGCGGGGAGGACGCGCATTTCCCGTACGGCCGCGAGCAGGTCTACCCCGGCGGCAACGCCGAGTACCACCTGCGCCCGTTCCGCGCGGCGTTCGAGGCCGGGACGGCGGCGGTGATGCCGTACTACGCCATCCCGGTCGGCCTCGGCGTGCCGGAGGTGGGGTTCGGGTTCAACCGCGAGGTGATCACCGGCCGGCTGCGCGAGCGCGACGGCTTCGACGGGGTGGTCTGCTCGGACTGGGGCCTCGTCACCGACGTCCGGGTCGGCGGCACCCGCTGGCCGGCGCGGTGCTGGGGTGCCGAGGACCTGAGCCGGATCGAGCGGGTGCACCGGATCATCGACGCGGGCGTCGACCAGCTCGGCGGCGAGTTCTGCCCGGAGCTGGTCGTCGAACTCGTCGAGGCGGGCCGGCTGCCGGAGGCGCGGATCGACGACTCGGTCCGCCGCGTCCTGCGGCAGAAGTTCCGGCTCGGGTTGTTCGACGATCCCTACGTCGACCCGGACGAGGCGGAGCGGATCGTCGGCAACCCCGCGTTCTCGGCGGCCGGCGCCGCGGCCCAGCGGCGGGCGATCACAGTGCTGGACAACGGATCCACGCCGGTGCTGCCGCTGCGGGAGGGGTGCCGCCTGCACGTCGACGGCGTCGACCCCGCCGTGGCCGCGGAGTACGCCACCGTCGTGCCCGGCCCGGAAGGCGCCGAAGTGGCGGTCGTCCGGATCGCGGCGCCGTACGAGCGGCGCGACAGCGGCATCGACTACGAGTCCGCCTTCCACCAGGGCAGGCTCGACTTCCCGCCGGACGAGGTCGCGCGGCTGGTCGCCCGGCTGCGCGCGGTGCCGACCGTGCTGGTGGTGCACCTGGACCGGCCCGCGGTGCTCCCCGAGCTGGTGGCGGCCGCCGCGGCGACCGTCGGCGAGTTCGGCGCCACCGACGCGGCCGTGCTCGACGTCCTGTTCGGACGGTCCACTCCGGACGGACGGCTTCCGGCCGAGCTCCCGTCGAGCACGGCCGCCGTCGAAGCGAGCCGCGAGGACGTGCCGAACGACAGCGCGGACCCGCTGTTCCCCGCCGGGCACGGCCTGCGCCTGCCCGTCCACCGCTGA
- a CDS encoding glycoside hydrolase family 1 protein, which translates to MPNEDALSFPDGFLWGAATAGHQIEGNNVNSDYWHREYAPGTDVPEPSGDACDSYHRYREDIALLAGLGFTTYRFGIEWSRIEPAPGHVSRAELDHYQRMVAACHEAGLTPMVTLNHFTVPQWMHARGWWWDEAAPELFAGFTEAALPVLREGVEWVCTINEPNIVACIAGSQEGAANLVAHGLARPSARVSEQLVRAHRLSREVLAREGGIRSGWAVATQAIHALPGSEQVARDYSRPMEEFFLEASRGDDWLGVQAYTRTFVGPDGPLPPADDVEKTLTGWEYFPDALAIGVRNAWSHAEGVPIVVTENGIATQDDNRRVDYTRDALHGLHEAMSDGIDVRGYLHWSALDNYEWGRYSPTFGLIAVDRKTFRRTVKPSARWLGDIARHNALPRAVAA; encoded by the coding sequence ATGCCGAACGAGGACGCACTGTCCTTTCCGGACGGATTCCTCTGGGGGGCGGCCACGGCCGGGCACCAGATCGAGGGCAACAACGTCAACAGCGACTACTGGCACCGCGAATACGCGCCCGGCACGGACGTCCCGGAGCCGAGCGGTGACGCCTGCGACAGCTACCACCGCTACCGCGAGGACATCGCGCTGCTGGCCGGGCTGGGGTTCACCACCTACCGGTTCGGCATCGAGTGGAGCCGGATCGAACCGGCGCCCGGTCACGTCTCGCGCGCGGAGCTCGACCACTACCAGCGGATGGTCGCCGCCTGCCACGAGGCCGGGCTGACGCCGATGGTCACGCTGAACCACTTCACCGTGCCGCAGTGGATGCACGCGCGCGGCTGGTGGTGGGACGAGGCGGCGCCCGAGTTGTTCGCCGGCTTCACCGAGGCGGCGCTGCCGGTCCTGCGCGAGGGCGTCGAGTGGGTGTGCACCATCAACGAGCCCAACATCGTCGCCTGCATCGCGGGCAGCCAGGAGGGCGCGGCCAACCTGGTGGCGCACGGCTTGGCCCGGCCGAGTGCCCGGGTGTCCGAGCAGCTCGTGCGGGCGCACCGGCTCTCGCGCGAGGTGCTGGCGCGCGAAGGCGGGATCCGGTCGGGCTGGGCGGTGGCCACCCAGGCGATCCACGCGCTGCCCGGCAGCGAGCAGGTCGCGCGGGACTACAGCCGGCCGATGGAGGAGTTCTTCCTCGAGGCCTCGCGCGGGGACGACTGGCTCGGGGTGCAGGCCTACACGCGGACCTTCGTCGGCCCGGACGGGCCGCTCCCGCCGGCGGACGACGTCGAGAAGACGCTCACCGGCTGGGAGTACTTCCCCGACGCGCTGGCCATCGGCGTGCGCAACGCCTGGTCGCACGCGGAGGGGGTGCCGATCGTGGTGACCGAGAACGGCATCGCGACGCAGGACGACAACCGGCGCGTCGACTACACGCGAGACGCCCTCCACGGCCTGCACGAGGCGATGTCCGACGGGATCGACGTGCGGGGCTACCTGCACTGGAGCGCGCTGGACAACTACGAGTGGGGCCGGTACTCGCCCACCTTCGGGCTGATCGCGGTCGACCGGAAGACCTTCCGGCGCACGGTCAAGCCGAGCGCGCGCTGGCTCGGCGACATCGCCCGGCACAACGCGCTGCCCAGGGCGGTGGCGGCGTGA
- a CDS encoding carbohydrate ABC transporter permease has product MTLVSTEERPTAATPPRRRPAPARSGSTGKGQWLTYAALLVAVGLTLMPFLWMVLGSLKNQDEILRDPNGWLPHSPTPANYLSWFGDFGIGTYFLNSVVVALFTVAGNLLFCSMVGYALAKLRFPGKRALFAVVMTTLMVPGVVTFIPLFVLVARMGLINTFPGLILPFLVSPLGVFLMRQFIGTVPDALLESARMDGAGEFRIFARIVLPLCGPPLATLGILTFLTSWNNFLWPLVVAQNQDSYTLPVALSLYSTSEHATEYGLLLAGSVILISPIVLAFVLLQRLFTQGVATTGIR; this is encoded by the coding sequence GTGACCCTGGTGTCCACCGAGGAGCGGCCCACGGCGGCCACTCCGCCGCGCCGCCGCCCCGCCCCGGCCCGGTCCGGCTCGACGGGCAAGGGACAGTGGCTGACCTACGCCGCACTGCTGGTCGCGGTCGGCCTGACCCTGATGCCGTTCCTGTGGATGGTCCTCGGTTCGCTCAAGAACCAGGACGAGATCCTGCGCGACCCGAACGGCTGGCTGCCGCACTCCCCCACCCCGGCCAACTACCTGTCCTGGTTCGGCGACTTCGGCATCGGGACCTACTTCCTCAACAGCGTGGTGGTCGCGCTGTTCACCGTCGCCGGGAACCTGCTGTTCTGCTCGATGGTGGGCTACGCGCTGGCCAAGCTGCGGTTCCCCGGCAAGCGGGCGTTGTTCGCGGTGGTCATGACCACGCTCATGGTCCCGGGGGTGGTCACGTTCATCCCGCTGTTCGTCCTGGTCGCCCGGATGGGCCTGATCAACACGTTCCCCGGGCTGATCCTGCCGTTCCTGGTGTCCCCGCTCGGGGTGTTCCTGATGCGGCAGTTCATCGGCACCGTCCCGGACGCCCTGCTCGAGTCGGCCAGGATGGACGGCGCGGGCGAGTTCCGGATCTTCGCGCGGATCGTGCTGCCGCTGTGCGGGCCGCCGCTGGCCACGCTCGGCATCCTGACCTTCCTCACCTCGTGGAACAACTTCCTGTGGCCGCTGGTGGTGGCGCAGAACCAGGACAGCTACACGCTGCCGGTCGCGCTGTCGCTGTACTCGACCAGTGAACACGCGACCGAGTACGGGCTGCTGCTCGCCGGCTCGGTGATCCTCATCTCCCCCATCGTGCTGGCGTTCGTCCTGCTGCAGCGCCTGTTCACCCAGGGGGTGGCGACGACGGGGATCCGCTGA
- a CDS encoding carbohydrate ABC transporter permease, translating to MASVVNRRRRSPGARRQAVVAWLFAAPFVVVFGIFMVVPLVSSFVMSFTDFRGSDVADPAAVDFVGPAHYLALLSDARFLHALRNTGYFVVVGIPLTMAVALLLAVALNNGITRFRTAFRVGFYTPVVTSVVAVAVVWRFILQPDGLLNTVLAWLGISGPDWLHSTTWAMPSLIVMAAWRNMGTLIVIFLAGLQNVPAELHEAALLDGAGPWRRFTAVTLPILRPTLLLGAVLLSVGYLQFFEEPFVMTRGGPLDATLSITYFTFQQFGFGDYGYAAAASYLLFALIALLSIVQFRILRTKR from the coding sequence GTGGCCTCCGTCGTGAACCGGCGGCGCCGGAGCCCCGGCGCCCGCCGCCAAGCCGTGGTGGCGTGGCTGTTCGCCGCTCCGTTCGTGGTCGTGTTCGGCATCTTCATGGTGGTGCCGCTGGTGTCGTCGTTCGTCATGTCGTTCACCGACTTCCGCGGCAGCGACGTCGCGGACCCGGCGGCGGTGGACTTCGTCGGGCCGGCCCACTACCTCGCGCTGCTGTCCGACGCCCGGTTCCTGCACGCGCTGCGCAACACCGGCTACTTCGTCGTGGTCGGCATCCCGCTGACCATGGCCGTGGCGCTGCTGCTCGCGGTGGCGCTGAACAACGGCATCACGCGGTTCCGGACCGCGTTCCGGGTCGGGTTCTACACCCCGGTGGTCACCAGCGTGGTCGCCGTCGCGGTGGTGTGGCGGTTCATCCTGCAGCCCGACGGGCTCCTCAACACCGTGCTCGCCTGGCTCGGCATCAGCGGTCCGGACTGGCTGCACAGCACGACGTGGGCCATGCCGTCGCTGATCGTGATGGCCGCCTGGCGGAACATGGGGACGCTGATCGTCATCTTCCTCGCCGGGTTGCAGAACGTCCCCGCCGAGCTGCACGAGGCCGCCCTGCTCGACGGCGCCGGGCCGTGGCGGCGGTTCACCGCGGTGACCCTGCCGATCCTGCGCCCGACCCTGCTGCTGGGCGCGGTCCTGCTCTCGGTCGGCTACCTGCAGTTCTTCGAAGAGCCGTTCGTGATGACCAGGGGCGGGCCGCTCGACGCGACGCTGTCGATCACCTACTTCACGTTCCAGCAGTTCGGGTTCGGCGACTACGGCTACGCGGCCGCCGCGAGCTACCTGCTGTTCGCCCTGATCGCCCTGCTCAGCATCGTGCAGTTCCGCATCCTCCGGACGAAGAGGTGA
- a CDS encoding sugar ABC transporter substrate-binding protein: MALLAAAALLLTACGRTADDPGTASAAVVSDGPATGTVSIWAMGAEAEKLPELLRAFKDQNPEVDVQVTAVPWPSGHDKFQAAIAAGTTPDIGQMGTTWMGEFAEAKAFAPTPGNLGAGSFYPGSVDSTKVGGGTFGVPWYVDTAVLYYRTDLAHQAGFDSAPANWDQLRALAAAMQQKAGARYGISLPPKDFQAFLPFAWSAGAKLATDDGTKWTLDSPQMRDALAYYQKFFTDGLADKHPSTETGAGENDFVKGTVPMFIGGAYEVGEFTKLGGPDFANKYATATVPAKESGTGTSFVGGSDLVVFKQAKNPDAAWKLAKFLAKPEIQAQWYKMTGDLPAVPQAWDDPTLRDDPKLAVFGQQLKSVQSPPASTRWAQVQETASQQTEQLTTGTKDVDAVVRAIQSAATSIGTGR; the protein is encoded by the coding sequence GTGGCCCTCCTGGCCGCCGCGGCCCTCCTGCTCACCGCCTGCGGGCGCACCGCGGACGACCCGGGGACGGCCTCGGCCGCCGTGGTGTCCGACGGGCCGGCCACCGGCACCGTCTCGATCTGGGCCATGGGCGCCGAGGCCGAGAAGCTGCCCGAGCTGTTGCGCGCCTTCAAGGACCAGAACCCCGAGGTGGACGTCCAGGTCACCGCCGTGCCGTGGCCGTCGGGCCACGACAAGTTCCAGGCCGCCATCGCCGCGGGGACCACGCCCGACATCGGGCAGATGGGCACCACCTGGATGGGCGAGTTCGCCGAGGCCAAGGCGTTCGCGCCGACGCCGGGCAACCTCGGCGCGGGGTCGTTCTACCCGGGCTCGGTGGACTCGACCAAGGTGGGCGGTGGCACCTTCGGCGTGCCGTGGTACGTCGACACCGCGGTGCTCTACTACCGCACCGACCTGGCCCACCAGGCGGGCTTCGACTCGGCGCCGGCGAACTGGGACCAGCTGCGCGCCCTGGCCGCGGCCATGCAGCAGAAGGCCGGCGCCCGGTACGGGATCTCCCTGCCCCCCAAGGACTTCCAGGCGTTCCTGCCCTTCGCCTGGTCCGCGGGGGCCAAGCTGGCCACCGACGACGGGACGAAGTGGACACTGGATTCGCCGCAGATGCGTGACGCGCTGGCGTACTACCAGAAGTTCTTCACCGACGGCCTCGCGGACAAGCACCCGAGCACCGAGACCGGTGCCGGGGAGAACGACTTCGTCAAGGGCACGGTGCCGATGTTCATCGGCGGCGCCTACGAGGTCGGCGAGTTCACCAAGCTCGGCGGCCCGGACTTCGCGAACAAGTACGCCACGGCGACCGTTCCGGCCAAGGAGTCCGGCACCGGCACCTCCTTCGTCGGCGGCAGCGACCTGGTGGTGTTCAAGCAGGCCAAGAACCCGGACGCGGCCTGGAAGCTCGCCAAGTTCCTCGCCAAGCCCGAGATCCAGGCGCAGTGGTACAAGATGACCGGCGACCTGCCGGCGGTGCCGCAGGCCTGGGACGACCCGACGCTGCGCGACGACCCCAAGCTGGCGGTGTTCGGGCAGCAGCTCAAGAGCGTCCAGTCACCGCCCGCCTCGACCCGGTGGGCCCAGGTGCAGGAAACCGCGAGCCAGCAGACCGAACAGCTCACCACCGGCACCAAGGACGTCGACGCGGTGGTGCGGGCGATCCAGTCAGCGGCCACCTCGATCGGCACCGGGCGCTGA
- a CDS encoding LacI family DNA-binding transcriptional regulator, with translation MAEPPAKAATVYDVAARAGVSIATVSMAFRRPEKVRETTRALVFDAAQALNYVPSASARGLAKGRTGALGLFSYDYLVGYRTAPRAPVPVGRRTAVPIVREGPDELCREFPLYVDEIQRGMEVACWELGYALMIGGPSHSRSDAVVTDIAGRVDGLAVFPQTLSPEALAHVASRIPVVAVSEPPEDDRASHVTVDNRAGTRAVTEHLIIDHGRRDLLFVGGLNPAEAKARFAGFRDALRAAGLRVPRKPLVPPTRPDDAGRAVVALPADLPLPEAFVCATDEVALDVMRILADRGVDVPATVAVTGFDGVAAGRVVRPALTTVRQPMVEMGQAVVDILLAQIAEPARAPEVRELPVEVVLRESCGCPPRSAIWRS, from the coding sequence ATGGCGGAACCGCCGGCGAAGGCGGCTACGGTGTACGACGTCGCCGCGCGGGCCGGCGTGTCGATCGCCACCGTGTCGATGGCCTTCCGGCGGCCGGAGAAGGTGCGCGAGACCACCCGGGCCCTCGTCTTCGACGCGGCGCAGGCGCTGAACTACGTCCCCTCGGCGAGCGCGCGCGGCCTGGCCAAGGGGCGGACCGGCGCACTCGGCCTCTTCTCCTACGACTACCTGGTCGGCTACCGCACCGCCCCGCGCGCGCCGGTGCCGGTCGGCCGGCGGACCGCGGTGCCGATCGTGCGGGAGGGGCCCGACGAGCTGTGCCGGGAGTTCCCGCTGTACGTGGACGAAATCCAGCGCGGCATGGAAGTGGCCTGCTGGGAGCTCGGCTACGCGCTGATGATCGGCGGGCCGAGCCACAGCAGGTCGGACGCCGTCGTCACCGACATCGCCGGGCGGGTCGACGGCCTCGCCGTGTTCCCGCAAACGCTTTCCCCCGAAGCGCTGGCGCACGTCGCGAGCCGCATCCCCGTGGTCGCGGTGTCCGAGCCGCCCGAGGACGACCGCGCGAGCCACGTGACCGTCGACAACCGGGCCGGCACGCGGGCCGTCACCGAGCACCTGATCATCGACCACGGCCGGCGCGACCTGCTGTTCGTCGGCGGCCTCAACCCCGCGGAGGCCAAGGCGCGCTTCGCCGGCTTCCGGGACGCGCTGCGGGCCGCCGGGTTGCGGGTGCCGCGCAAGCCGCTGGTGCCGCCGACCCGGCCGGACGACGCCGGGCGCGCGGTCGTGGCGCTGCCGGCCGACCTGCCGCTGCCCGAGGCGTTCGTCTGCGCCACCGACGAGGTGGCCCTGGACGTCATGCGGATCCTCGCGGACCGCGGGGTCGACGTGCCGGCCACGGTGGCGGTGACCGGGTTCGACGGCGTGGCGGCCGGCCGGGTCGTCCGGCCGGCGCTGACCACGGTGCGCCAGCCCATGGTGGAGATGGGCCAGGCCGTCGTGGACATCCTGCTGGCCCAGATCGCGGAGCCCGCCCGGGCGCCGGAGGTCCGCGAGCTGCCGGTCGAGGTCGTCCTCCGCGAGAGCTGCGGCTGCCCGCCCCGGTCCGCCATCTGGCGCAGCTAG
- a CDS encoding alpha/beta fold hydrolase → MTLAPGSATIPGVTHHRADVNGTDLHYVTAGTSGTPVLLVHGFPETWWTFHKLIPLLSGHHRVFAADLRGFGDSATATGEHSGATAAADLVELITRLDVGPVHLTGQDISGPATFRVAAGHPHLLRSYTAIETGLPGFGLETLADVTRGGAWHIGVLAAPGIPELLLSGREREFLGGYAIPSLNATPGAFTDSDVDELVRTYRRPDAFRGATGLYRSMLAEGGEIRELAKQKLTVPVLAVGGGCGEFTSATVRQVATDVSAVSIDGIGHYVAMEAPGRLAEVLRAFYAKVDGSRAETHRERRAVAAPSREGARYGESDRSA, encoded by the coding sequence ATGACCCTCGCCCCCGGCAGCGCGACCATTCCCGGCGTCACCCACCACCGCGCCGACGTCAACGGCACCGACCTGCACTACGTCACCGCGGGCACCTCCGGCACACCGGTGCTGCTGGTCCACGGCTTCCCCGAGACGTGGTGGACCTTCCACAAGCTGATCCCGCTGCTGAGCGGGCACCACCGGGTGTTCGCGGCCGACCTGCGCGGCTTCGGCGATTCCGCGACCGCGACCGGCGAGCACAGCGGCGCGACGGCGGCCGCCGACCTGGTCGAGCTGATCACCCGGCTCGACGTCGGCCCCGTCCACCTCACCGGCCAGGACATCAGCGGGCCCGCCACCTTCCGCGTCGCGGCCGGCCACCCGCACCTGCTCCGGAGCTACACGGCGATCGAAACCGGCCTGCCGGGATTCGGCCTCGAGACGCTGGCCGACGTCACCCGCGGCGGCGCCTGGCACATCGGCGTCCTGGCCGCGCCCGGCATTCCCGAACTGCTGCTGTCCGGCCGGGAGCGCGAGTTCCTCGGCGGCTACGCGATCCCTTCCCTGAACGCGACCCCGGGCGCGTTCACGGACTCCGACGTCGACGAGCTGGTCCGCACCTACCGCCGACCGGACGCCTTCCGGGGCGCGACCGGCCTCTACCGTTCGATGCTCGCCGAAGGCGGCGAAATCCGCGAACTGGCGAAGCAGAAGCTCACCGTGCCCGTGCTCGCCGTGGGCGGCGGGTGCGGTGAGTTCACGTCGGCCACGGTCCGCCAGGTGGCCACGGACGTGTCCGCGGTGTCGATCGACGGCATCGGGCACTACGTCGCGATGGAAGCACCCGGCCGGCTCGCCGAAGTCCTCCGCGCGTTCTACGCGAAGGTCGACGGCTCACGGGCGGAAACGCACCGAGAACGTCGCGCGGTGGCCGCGCCTTCGCGGGAGGGCGCACGGTACGGTGAGAGCGATCGAAGCGCATAG
- a CDS encoding MarR family winged helix-turn-helix transcriptional regulator, translating into MERSPGADLALLLLRGFRSMVDDVSAGLADRGHPGVRPADEFALRAIEEGADSASELGRRLSITKQAAAQRIAILEQLGYVEREAHPADARRKRLRVTARGSEMMRIGGELLDEVRERWSADIGRRQLAALEAHLARLTDRAAVPVDDVTG; encoded by the coding sequence ATGGAGCGATCTCCGGGTGCCGATCTGGCACTCCTGCTGCTGCGCGGGTTCCGTTCGATGGTGGACGACGTGAGCGCCGGGCTGGCGGACCGTGGGCACCCGGGGGTGCGTCCCGCGGACGAGTTCGCCCTGCGGGCCATCGAGGAGGGGGCCGACAGCGCGTCCGAGCTCGGGCGCCGGTTGTCGATCACCAAGCAGGCCGCCGCCCAGCGGATCGCCATCCTGGAACAGCTGGGATACGTCGAGCGCGAGGCGCACCCCGCCGACGCGCGCCGCAAGCGGCTGCGGGTCACGGCGCGCGGCTCCGAGATGATGCGGATCGGCGGCGAACTGCTCGACGAGGTGCGTGAGCGCTGGTCGGCCGACATCGGACGCCGTCAGCTGGCTGCCCTCGAGGCGCACCTGGCCAGGCTCACCGACCGGGCGGCGGTCCCGGTCGACGACGTGACCGGCTGA
- a CDS encoding ABC transporter substrate-binding protein, protein MAHPRNSAAVLGVLAMAASGCAGCTSTAGRQPVDGRTFTLAIGSDPASLDPHLTVLSVTSQVDRFLYDSLLDLTADGKPVAGLAGKWTATTTTASFTLRAGISCADDTPLTAADVAANIDFVGDPASKSPVTGQTVAPGTSATADEATRTITVTSGKPDAFLLRDIGTLPIVCGKALRDRKLATKGEGGTGMFTITEAVPGDHYTLTRRTDYAWGPGTGQATRPGLPDRVVVRVVPDTRTAAGLLLSGELNAATITGPERQLPDAKGLAHADFVAPLGELFYNQADGRPGHDESVRRGLTQALDLARLGSVLTDGTGTPSTGMVTAAMTPCPGDTVTGNLPVHDPAAAASALDTAGWKPGPDGVRVKKGRRLELTVLYGTQLGPTMTATAELARQAWQSLGAAVTVRGLDGPALSQELFGTGGWDVLLGPIGFASPNQMVPFVSGPAVPAGTNFAHIENAGYDERARQAATMVNDTGCPLWTAAETALIARVDAVPYIDSVVPTYAHGAGFEISQTSIKPSSIRMYAE, encoded by the coding sequence ATGGCACACCCCCGGAACTCCGCCGCGGTCCTGGGCGTGCTGGCCATGGCCGCGAGCGGCTGTGCCGGCTGCACGAGCACCGCCGGCCGCCAGCCGGTGGACGGCCGGACGTTCACCCTCGCGATCGGCTCCGACCCGGCCTCCCTGGATCCGCACTTGACCGTGCTGTCCGTGACCAGCCAGGTCGACCGGTTCCTCTACGACAGCCTGCTCGACCTCACCGCGGACGGGAAGCCCGTCGCCGGGCTGGCCGGGAAGTGGACCGCCACGACGACGACCGCGTCCTTCACCCTCCGCGCCGGTATCTCCTGTGCGGACGACACCCCGCTGACCGCCGCCGACGTCGCGGCGAACATCGACTTCGTCGGCGACCCGGCCAGCAAGTCACCCGTCACCGGCCAGACGGTCGCACCGGGGACGAGCGCCACCGCGGACGAAGCCACCCGCACGATCACCGTCACCAGCGGGAAGCCCGACGCGTTCCTCCTCCGCGACATCGGCACGCTGCCGATCGTCTGCGGCAAGGCCCTGCGGGACCGGAAGCTGGCCACGAAAGGCGAAGGCGGCACCGGCATGTTCACGATCACCGAAGCCGTGCCCGGTGACCACTACACGCTGACGCGCCGCACCGACTACGCCTGGGGACCCGGCACCGGGCAGGCGACCCGCCCCGGACTCCCCGACCGGGTCGTCGTCCGGGTCGTCCCGGACACCAGGACGGCGGCCGGGCTGCTGCTGTCGGGCGAGCTGAACGCCGCCACGATCACCGGGCCGGAGCGGCAATTGCCCGACGCGAAGGGGCTCGCGCACGCCGATTTCGTGGCACCGCTCGGGGAACTGTTCTACAACCAGGCCGACGGACGGCCCGGCCACGACGAATCGGTCCGGCGCGGTCTCACCCAGGCCCTGGACCTGGCCCGGCTCGGCAGCGTGCTCACCGACGGCACGGGTACACCGTCCACGGGAATGGTCACCGCCGCGATGACCCCGTGCCCCGGCGACACCGTCACCGGGAACCTGCCGGTCCACGACCCGGCCGCGGCCGCATCCGCATTGGACACCGCCGGCTGGAAGCCGGGGCCGGACGGCGTTCGCGTGAAGAAGGGCAGGCGCCTCGAGCTCACCGTCCTCTACGGAACCCAGCTCGGCCCCACCATGACCGCCACCGCCGAACTGGCCCGGCAGGCCTGGCAGTCCCTCGGCGCCGCCGTCACCGTCCGGGGGCTCGACGGCCCGGCGCTCAGCCAGGAGCTCTTCGGCACCGGCGGCTGGGACGTCCTGCTCGGCCCGATCGGCTTCGCGTCACCGAACCAGATGGTGCCCTTCGTGTCCGGGCCGGCCGTCCCGGCCGGGACGAACTTCGCGCACATCGAGAACGCCGGCTACGACGAGCGGGCCCGGCAAGCGGCGACCATGGTCAACGACACCGGCTGTCCACTGTGGACCGCGGCGGAGACGGCGCTCATCGCCAGGGTGGACGCGGTTCCCTACATCGACTCCGTCGTGCCCACCTACGCCCACGGCGCGGGGTTCGAGATCAGCCAGACGAGCATCAAGCCGTCCTCGATCCGGATGTACGCGGAGTGA